In the Mastacembelus armatus chromosome 17, fMasArm1.2, whole genome shotgun sequence genome, one interval contains:
- the LOC113134545 gene encoding frizzled-8-like, with protein sequence MERSTPGWCVLLTLVLCGSSCMAAKELQCQEITVPLCKGIGYNYTYMPNQFNHDTQDEAGLEVHQFWPLVEIKCSPDLRFFLCSMYTPICLEDYKKPLPPCRSVCERAKAGCAPLMRQYGFPWPDRMRCDLLPEQGNQDTLCMDYNRSQTTTASPVVAKPTNRPLKPYNPRKKSGYGRGIPGKHKPAASPCEPGCFCRAPMVPVTSDGHPLHNRVKTGQIMNCAMPCHSPYFTQEERTFTAFWIGLWSVLCFISTFATVATFLIDMERFKYPERPIIFLSACYMFVSVGYIVRLIAGHEEVACNRESGAEHIHYETTGPALCTIVFLLIYFFGMASSIWWVILSLTWFLAAGMKWGNEAIASYAQYFHLAAWLIPSMKSIAVLALSSVDGDSVAGICYVGNQNLDNLRGFVLAPLVIYLFIGTMFLLAGFVSLFRIRSVIKQGGTKTDKLERLMIRIGVFTVLYTVPATVIVACYFYEQHNRQTWEITHNCTCMTDPSRQRPDYAVFMLKYFMCLLVGITSGAWIWSGKTLDSWRTFCTRCCWGSKASAGSMYSDVSTGLTWRSGTASSVSCPKQMPLSRV encoded by the coding sequence ATGGAGCGGAGCACCCCGGGATGGTGCGTGCTGTTAACCCTCGTCCTGTGCGGATCGAGCTGCATGGCGGCCAAGGAGCTTCAGTGCCAGGAGATCACGGTGCCTCTGTGCAAAGGCATCGGCTACAACTACACTTACATGCCTAACCAGTTCAACCACGACACGCAGGACGAAGCCGGCCTCGAGGTGCACCAGTTCTGGCCGCTGGTGGAGATAAAGTGCTCCCCGGACTTACGCTTCTTTCTCTGCAGCATGTACACACCGATCTGCCTGGAGGACTACAAGAAGCCGCTGCCGCCGTGCAGGAGCGTGTGTGAGCGGGCCAAGGCTGGCTGCGCTCCGCTCATGAGGCAGTACGGTTTCCCGTGGCCAGATCGGATGAGGTGCGACCTGCTGCCCGAGCAAGGGAACCAAGACACGCTGTGCATGGACTACAACCGGAGCCAGACCACCACTGCTTCTCCCGTGGTAGCGAAGCCGACCAATCGCCCCCTGAAGCCATACAACCCCAGAAAGAAGAGCGGCTACGGCCGCGGCATCCCCGGGAAACACAAACCAGCAGCGTCCCCGTGTGAACCCGGCTGCTTCTGCCGGGCGCCCATGGTGCCGGTGACCAGTGACGGGCACCCACTGCACAACCGCGTCAAGACGGGACAGATCATGAATTGCGCCATGCCGTGCCACAGCCCCTACTTCACCCAGGAAGAGAGGACCTTCACCGCGTTCTGGATCGGCCTGTGGTCCGTTCTGTGTTTCATCTCTACTTTCGCAACTGTGGCAACTTTTCTAATTGACATGGAGAGGTTTAAGTACCCGGAGCGGCCCATCATCTTCCTCTCCGCCTGCTACATGTTCGTGTCAGTTGGATACATTGTCAGACTGATCGCTGGACACGAGGAAGTGGCCTGCAACAGAGAAAGCGGCGCGGAGCACATTCACTATGAAACCACGGGTCCTGCTCTGTGCACCATCGTTTTCTTGCTCATCTATTTCTTCGGCATGGCCAGTTCTATCTGGTGGGTGATACTGTCCCTCACTTGGTTTCTCGCCGCAGGCATGAAGTGGGGGAACGAAGCCATAGCCAGTTACGCACAGTACTTTCATTTGGCCGCCTGGCTCATCCCCAGCATGAAGTCCATAGCGGTTTTGGCTCTGAGCTCTGTGGACGGGGACTCTGTGGCTGGGATTTGCTACGTGGGCAACCAAAATTTGGATAACCTGCGGGGGTTTGTGTTGGCACCGCTGGTTATCTACCTGTTCATCGGCACCATGTTCCTGCTGGCTGGGTTCGTCTCGCTGTTCAGGATCAGGAGTGTAATCAAACAAGGGGGGACCAAGACTGACAAACTGGAGAGGCTGATGATCCGGATAGGAGTCTTTACCGTTTTATACACAGTCCCAGCAACTGTCATAGTGGCCTGTTACTTTTACGAGCAGCACAACAGACAGACGTGGGAAATTACGCACAACTGTACGTGCATGACGGACCCGAGCAGGCAGAGGCCGGACTATGCTGTGTTTATGCTGAAATACTTTATGTGTCTCCTGGTGGGCATCACTTCAGGAGCCTGGATCTGGTCCGGGAAAACCTTGGACTCCTGGAGGACTTTTTGCACGCGGTGCTGCTGGGGAAGTAAAGCCTCCGCGGGCTCTATGTACAGTGACGTGAGCACGGGACTGACCTGGAGGTCCGGGACGGCTAGTTCAGTCTCTTGCCCCAAACAGATGCCACTGTCCCGGGTTTGA